The genomic region GCCGAAATCTTCACCACCACCAACGGCGGCCCCGGCTACGCCTCGACCAACCTCGCCTACCTGATCTACAACCAGGCGCTGGTGCAGTTCGACGTTGGCATGGCGTCCGCCGGTGGTTTGATCGCGGTGGTAATTGCCAACATCGCGGCCATCGTGCTGGTGCGCATGATCGGCAAAAACCTGACAGACAAAGCCTGAGGCCTGCGCCATGACTCTTCAACAATCCCGTCGCCTGCAAAGCCTGCTGCTCGGCACCCTGGCCTGGGCCATCGCAATCCTGATTTTCTTCCCGATCTTCTGGATGGTGCTGACCAGTTTCAAGACCGAAATCGACGCATTCGCCACGCCGCCGCAGTTCATCTTCACGCCGACGCTGGAAAACTACCTGCACATCAACGAGCGCAGCGATTACTTCAGCTTCGCCTGGAACTCGGTGGTGATTTCTTTCAGCGCCACCGCTTTGTGCCTGCTGATTGCGGTGCCGGCGGCCTACTCCATGGCGTTCTACGAAACCCAACGCACCAAAGGCACGCTGCTGTGGATGCTCTCCACCAAGATGCTGCCGCCGGTGGGCGTGCTGATGCCGATCTACCTGTTGGCCAAGAGCTTTAGCCTGCTGGATACGCGAATCGCGCTGATCGTGATCTACACACTGATCAACCTGCCGATCGTGGTCTGGATGATTTACACCTACTTCAAAGACATCCCCAAGGACATCCTCGAAGCGGCACGCCTGGATGGCGCCACGTTATGGCAGGAAATGGTCCGGGTGCTGCTGCCGATCGCGAAGGGCGGCCTGGCTTCCACGGTTTTACTGTCGCTGATCCTGTGCTGGAACGAGGCGTTCTGGTCGCTGAACCTGACCTCATCGAAAGCCGCGCCACTGACCGCGTTGATCGCCTCGTACTCAAGCCCCGAAGGTTTGTTCTGGGCCAAATTGTCGGCGGTGTCGACCCTGGCTTGTGCGCCGATCCTGATCTTCGGCTGGATCAGCCAAAAACAATTGGTCCGCGGCCTGTCGTTTGGCGCTGTGAAATAGCCCTTAAAGAACAAACATAAAGGAGCGCCATCATGGCCAACCTGAAAATAAAAAATCTGCAAAAAGGCTTCGAAGGTTTTTCCATCATCAAAGGCATCGACCTGGAAGTGAACGACAAGGAATTCGTGGTGTTCGTCGGCCCGTCGGGTTGCGGCAAGTCCACCCTGCTGCGGCTGATCGCTGGCCTTGAGGAAGTCAGCGGCGGCACCATCGAGCTCGATGGCCGCGACATCACCGAAGTCAGCCCGGCCAAGCGCGACCTGGCGATGGTGTTCCAGACCTACGCCCTGTACCCGCACATGAGCGTGCGCAAAAACATGTCGTTCGCCCTCGACCTGGCCGGTGTCGCGAAAGCCGAAGTCGAGAAGAAGGTCGGTGAAGCAGCGCGCATTCTGGAACTCGGGCCGATGCTCGAACGTAAACCCAAACAACTGTCCGGCGGCCAGCGTCAGCGCGTGGCGATCGGCCGCGCCATCGTGCGCAACCCGAAAATCTTCCTGTTCGACGAACCGCTGTCCAACCTCGACGCCGCCCTGCGGGTGCAGATGCGCCTGGAACTGTTGCGCCTGCACAAAGAACTGCAAGCCACCATGATCTACGTGACCCACGATCAGGTCGAAGCCATGACCATGGCCGACAAAGTCGTCGTGCTCAATGGCGGCAAGATCGAGCAGGTCGGGTCGCCACTGGACCTGTATCACCAGCCGGCCAACCTGTTTGTCGCAGGCTTTCTCGGCACACCGAAAATGGGCTTCCTCAAAGGTAAAGTCACCCGTGTTGAAAGCCGGGGCTGCGAAGTGCTGCTGGACGCCGGCACCCGCATCACCCTGCCGCTGAGCGCTGCCAACCTGAGCGTCGGCGGCGCGGTGACGCTGGGCATTCGCCCGGAACACCTGGAGTTGGCGCAACCTGGCGACTGCACGTTGCAAGTCACCGCCGATGTCAGCGAACGTTTGGGCAGCGACACCTTCTGCCATGTGCTGACGTCGTCCGGCGAAGCGCTGACCATGCGTGTTCGCGGTGATCTGGCCAGCCGTTATGGCGAAACCCTGAGCCTGCACCTGGACGCCGAACACTGCCATTTATTCGATGCCGACGGCGTGGCGCTGACCCGCCCACTGCGCGCCGCGGCCTGATATCAGAGAACATTCGATGAAACTGAATAAGTCCAACCTCAACCGCCTCGCCCCCGAGGTGGCCCTGCCCGCCTACACCCTGAGCGACACCCGCCAGGGCATCGCGCACATTGGCGTCGGCGGTTTCCACCGCGCGCATCAGGCGTACTACACCGACGCCTTGATGAACACCGGCGAAGCACTGGACTGGGCCATCTGCGGGGTTGGCCTGCGCGCCGAAGACCGTCGTGCCCGGGACGATCTCAAAGAACAGGATTACCTGTTCACCCTGTTTGAACTGGGCGATACCGACGACACCGAAGTGCGGGTCATCGGCGCTATCCGCGACATGCTGCTGGCCGAAGACAGCGCCGAAGCGCTGATCGATAAACTGGCCAGCCCCGAAATCCGCATCGTCTCGCTGACCATCACCGAGGGCGGCTACTGCATCGACGACAGCAACGGCGAGTTCATGGCGCACCTGCCGCAGATCCAGCACGACCTGGCCAACCCGAACGCACCGAAAACCGTGTTCGGCTTCCTCTGCGCTGCGCTGGCCAAACGGCGTGCAGCCGGCACCCCCGCGTTTACGCTGATGTCCTGCGATAACCTGCCGCACAACGGCGCGGTGACCCGTAAAGCCTTGCTCGCATTCGCCGCCCTGCGCGATGCCGATTTGCACGACTGGATCGAGTGCAACGTCAGCTTTCCCAACGCCATGGTCGACCGCATCACACCGATGACCAGCACCGAGCATCGCCTGCAACTGCACGACAAACACAGCATCGACGACGCCTGGCCGGTGGTCTGCGAACCGTTTGTGCAATGGGTGCTGGAAGACAAATTCGTCAACGGTCGTCCGGCCTGGGAAAAGGTCGGCGTGCAGTTCACCGACGACGTCACGCCTTACGAAGAGATGAAGATCAAACTGCTCAACGGCAGCCACCTGGCCCTGACCTATCTGGGTT from Pseudomonas sp. GGS8 harbors:
- a CDS encoding carbohydrate ABC transporter permease, whose protein sequence is MTLQQSRRLQSLLLGTLAWAIAILIFFPIFWMVLTSFKTEIDAFATPPQFIFTPTLENYLHINERSDYFSFAWNSVVISFSATALCLLIAVPAAYSMAFYETQRTKGTLLWMLSTKMLPPVGVLMPIYLLAKSFSLLDTRIALIVIYTLINLPIVVWMIYTYFKDIPKDILEAARLDGATLWQEMVRVLLPIAKGGLASTVLLSLILCWNEAFWSLNLTSSKAAPLTALIASYSSPEGLFWAKLSAVSTLACAPILIFGWISQKQLVRGLSFGAVK
- a CDS encoding mannitol dehydrogenase family protein, which gives rise to MKLNKSNLNRLAPEVALPAYTLSDTRQGIAHIGVGGFHRAHQAYYTDALMNTGEALDWAICGVGLRAEDRRARDDLKEQDYLFTLFELGDTDDTEVRVIGAIRDMLLAEDSAEALIDKLASPEIRIVSLTITEGGYCIDDSNGEFMAHLPQIQHDLANPNAPKTVFGFLCAALAKRRAAGTPAFTLMSCDNLPHNGAVTRKALLAFAALRDADLHDWIECNVSFPNAMVDRITPMTSTEHRLQLHDKHSIDDAWPVVCEPFVQWVLEDKFVNGRPAWEKVGVQFTDDVTPYEEMKIKLLNGSHLALTYLGFLKGYRFVHETMNDPLFVRYMRAYMDLDVTPQLAPVPGIDLTEYKNTLVARFSNQAIADQLERVCSDGSSKFPKFTVPTLNRLIADGRETKRAALVVAAWALYLKGVDENGHTFSIPDPRAAFCQALVSDDALITQRLLDVEEIFGTAIPRSPEFVAAFEWCCNSLREVGVTRTLERVLA
- a CDS encoding ABC transporter ATP-binding protein; translation: MANLKIKNLQKGFEGFSIIKGIDLEVNDKEFVVFVGPSGCGKSTLLRLIAGLEEVSGGTIELDGRDITEVSPAKRDLAMVFQTYALYPHMSVRKNMSFALDLAGVAKAEVEKKVGEAARILELGPMLERKPKQLSGGQRQRVAIGRAIVRNPKIFLFDEPLSNLDAALRVQMRLELLRLHKELQATMIYVTHDQVEAMTMADKVVVLNGGKIEQVGSPLDLYHQPANLFVAGFLGTPKMGFLKGKVTRVESRGCEVLLDAGTRITLPLSAANLSVGGAVTLGIRPEHLELAQPGDCTLQVTADVSERLGSDTFCHVLTSSGEALTMRVRGDLASRYGETLSLHLDAEHCHLFDADGVALTRPLRAAA